The DNA segment TTAGATATTATTGTGCGCAAAATATGATATATGCATAACCATTGCACAGATAATCTAACTCAAGCACAATAAACAGTAAATACTGTGCAAGTTACTATGCTTTAGCGAGTATTTTATATAATTCTTTGTTTAGATAAAGAACTTCTCGCCCTTCAGCTTTCTTATCTAAAATACCTAGATTCACAAGCCTGTTAAGATACTTACTTGCTGTATTTCGTGAAGCAACATTGTCTTACTCCTCTACTTTTACTATCTCCCATTCCTCCTGATTTGATACTGTAGTACTCTCAACACCCCACCAATAATTATAATGAAAGTAGTAATAACCTTTTAGAATGTCACGATTCCTGCCCTGACCAACTATAATATAATCTGCTGTGGTTCCGGCAAAATATGTCTCTCGATTCGCCTGAAATCTACCCCAAGTAGGATCCATAGGTACCCAACCTACACATGGTATATATACCTCTAGCCGATTATGCTTATTCTCATGTGCAATATAATGACCATTTGTGCAACAAGTGACTCCCTCTATGAAGCGGGCTGGTATTCCAGCAGCACGGCAGAGTGCAATTAAAGAATCTGTAAAGTCAGTACAGTCCCCCGAACGGTCTTCCAGAGTCAACAAAGCTCCCTCATTTATGTCACCTGGATTACTAGTGTATGAAATATTATCACCCACGTAGTTGTAGAAAGCCTTTACCTTCTCGCATGCTGTGACTTTGCTCTTAGCCAGCTCATTGGCAAGGGAGATGATCTGCTCTGTATCTGACTCTATGTTTAATTCTGGATCAATGAATATGGTTGGAAGTGAGCAATCGCACTTGCTTATATTAAAATCCAATGCGTTCACTGCCACTTTGTAGTAGATTTCAATGTTCAGTTTTTCCCCAGAAGCTACATTAGCAAATTCAAACTTAGCATATACATTATCATACTCATCCGTTATAGTCTCGAAACCCTGTGGTATTATCTCCATAGAAACCACTTTCTGGTATGGTTCAATGTCTCTGATTAGAGACACATGCAGAAGGATGCGAGTGGCAATGCCTGGTCCATTGTTCACTAAGGTAACGGAGTGCCTGACATCATATTCTACAACTGCTGTGATC comes from the Actinomycetota bacterium genome and includes:
- a CDS encoding transglutaminase family protein, yielding MEIIPQGFETITDEYDNVYAKFEFANVASGEKLNIEIYYKVAVNALDFNISKCDCSLPTIFIDPELNIESDTEQIISLANELAKSKVTACEKVKAFYNYVGDNISYTSNPGDINEGALLTLEDRSGDCTDFTDSLIALCRAAGIPARFIEGVTCCTNGHYIAHENKHNRLEVYIPCVGWVPMDPTWGRFQANRETYFAGTTADYIIVGQGRNRDILKGYYYFHYNYWWGVESTTVSNQEEWEIVKVEE